One Cellulomonas taurus genomic region harbors:
- a CDS encoding IclR family transcriptional regulator, which yields MASSTIRPEAEEDSRYWVKSVSRAVDVLELLAAQPPGEPMSVTDIGAALGLSKSAVFATLHTLTRRGLVADEGSGMTRRYRLGMALARLGSQALAQTSLRDVARPHLVALARGTRSTARLATLVQDQAVVIDQVGGNERVRLDLRMGSHELPHSTGLGKAILSCLPPEEIRAIVDRVGLVRRTARTIVDPDSLVAHLAEARIAGYAFDDEEDADGVFCIGSPLFGHDGACLGAISITGLKLDQPSWHYQELGREVRDTAQRISRDLGYDPEAEVITVVGVVDDPEQQD from the coding sequence ATGGCGAGCAGCACGATCAGACCCGAGGCCGAGGAGGACTCCCGGTACTGGGTGAAGTCGGTGTCGCGGGCGGTGGACGTCCTGGAACTCCTGGCGGCGCAACCGCCGGGTGAGCCGATGTCGGTGACGGACATCGGCGCGGCCCTCGGCCTGTCCAAGAGCGCGGTCTTCGCGACCCTGCACACGCTGACCCGGCGCGGCCTGGTGGCGGACGAGGGCAGCGGGATGACCCGCCGCTACCGACTCGGGATGGCGCTGGCCCGGTTGGGGTCGCAGGCGCTGGCGCAGACGTCGCTGCGGGATGTGGCCCGGCCGCACCTGGTGGCCCTGGCCCGCGGCACCCGGTCGACGGCGCGGTTGGCGACCCTGGTGCAGGACCAGGCGGTGGTGATCGACCAGGTCGGTGGCAACGAGCGCGTGCGGCTCGACCTGCGCATGGGCTCGCACGAGCTGCCGCACTCGACCGGTCTGGGCAAGGCGATCCTGAGCTGCCTGCCGCCGGAGGAGATCCGCGCGATCGTGGACCGGGTGGGGCTGGTGCGCCGGACCGCCCGGACGATCGTGGACCCGGACAGCCTGGTCGCCCACCTGGCGGAGGCCCGGATCGCCGGGTACGCGTTCGACGACGAGGAGGACGCCGACGGGGTGTTCTGCATCGGGTCGCCGTTGTTCGGTCACGACGGGGCCTGCCTGGGTGCGATCTCGATCACCGGCCTGAAGCTGGATCAGCCGTCCTGGCACTACCAGGAGCTCGGCCGCGAGGTCCGGGACACCGCCCAGCGGATCAGCCGTGACCTGGGCTACGACCCCGAGGCCGAGGTGATCACGGTGGTCGGGGTGGTTGACGACCCCGAGCAGCAGGACTAG
- a CDS encoding Gfo/Idh/MocA family protein — MAARPESDMSPRQMPVGSLARAVAAGEVQAVAPATDGTPAAHRTAPEAPQAADGAHSATPVSPTAPATPAPTPWQHTPAPRPADAVRGLPPVTIALVGAGNRGQSYLSWAQANPDRARLVAVADPLAERRAAVSSGDASVRQFDDWRELAAQGRIADMVIVSTQDRQHAEPAKAFAALGYAVLLEKPIAPTEAEVREIVAAVQDTGVLFGVCHVLRYTPYTDLVKEVVDSGVLGRLIDVQHLEPVGWWHMAHSYVRGPWRQESTSAPMLLAKSCHDLDWLRYVTGLRIEQVSSFGSLTEFRPENRPAEAADRCLDCVLEPTCPYSAPRLYLGTLRADGPVWPVSVITSRTDEAGVIEALRDGQYGRCVWDSDNDVVDHQVVAMRLEGGAAATFTMTAFSEQTHRQTRIFGSHGFAEGDGERVRVVDFRTNTTHVLDSGVLGGSNAAGDHGGGDSGLMDHFTAAVATGDRGWVRSGPVESLDSHLAVFAAEDARHSGAVRTVGQVDDPVPTH, encoded by the coding sequence ATGGCAGCACGTCCCGAGAGCGACATGTCGCCCCGGCAGATGCCGGTGGGCTCGCTGGCGCGTGCCGTCGCGGCGGGCGAGGTGCAGGCGGTCGCGCCCGCCACCGACGGCACCCCAGCAGCACACCGGACCGCCCCGGAGGCCCCCCAAGCCGCGGACGGCGCGCACTCGGCCACCCCGGTCTCCCCGACCGCCCCCGCCACCCCCGCGCCGACCCCGTGGCAGCACACCCCCGCCCCCCGGCCCGCCGACGCGGTGCGTGGCCTGCCGCCGGTGACCATCGCCCTGGTCGGCGCGGGCAACCGCGGTCAGTCCTACCTGTCCTGGGCGCAGGCCAACCCGGACCGTGCCCGCCTGGTGGCGGTGGCCGACCCGCTGGCCGAGCGGCGGGCGGCGGTGAGCAGCGGGGACGCGTCGGTGCGGCAGTTCGACGACTGGCGGGAGTTGGCGGCGCAGGGCCGGATCGCCGACATGGTGATCGTCTCCACCCAGGACCGGCAGCACGCGGAGCCGGCGAAGGCGTTCGCGGCGCTGGGCTACGCGGTGCTGCTGGAGAAGCCGATCGCGCCCACCGAGGCCGAGGTGCGGGAGATCGTCGCCGCGGTCCAGGACACCGGCGTGCTGTTCGGCGTCTGCCACGTGCTGCGGTACACGCCCTACACCGACCTGGTGAAGGAGGTCGTCGACTCCGGGGTGCTCGGTCGGCTGATCGACGTGCAGCACCTGGAGCCGGTCGGCTGGTGGCACATGGCGCACTCCTACGTGCGCGGGCCGTGGCGGCAGGAGTCGACGTCGGCGCCGATGCTGCTGGCCAAGAGCTGCCACGACCTGGACTGGCTGCGCTACGTCACCGGGCTGCGGATCGAGCAGGTGTCGAGCTTCGGGTCATTGACCGAGTTCCGCCCGGAGAACCGCCCGGCCGAGGCGGCCGACCGCTGCCTGGACTGCGTGCTGGAACCGACCTGCCCGTACTCCGCTCCCCGGTTGTACCTGGGCACGCTGCGCGCCGACGGCCCGGTGTGGCCGGTCAGCGTGATCACCTCCCGCACCGACGAGGCCGGGGTGATCGAGGCGCTGCGCGACGGTCAGTACGGGCGGTGCGTGTGGGATTCCGACAACGACGTGGTCGACCACCAGGTGGTCGCCATGCGGCTGGAGGGTGGGGCGGCGGCGACGTTCACCATGACCGCCTTCTCCGAGCAGACCCACCGGCAGACCAGGATCTTCGGCTCGCACGGCTTCGCCGAGGGCGACGGCGAACGGGTCCGGGTCGTCGACTTCCGCACCAACACCACGCACGTCCTCGACTCCGGGGTGCTGGGCGGCTCGAACGCCGCCGGTGACCACGGCGGCGGCGACAGCGGGTTGATGGACCACTTCACCGCGGCGGTCGCCACCGGTGATCGCGGCTGGGTCCGTTCGGGCCCGGTCGAGTCGTTGGACAGCCACCTCGCCGTGTTCGCCGCGGAGGATGCGCGGCACTCCGGCGCGGTGCGCACGGTGGGCCAGGTCGACGACCCGGTCCCCACGCACTGA